A genomic region of Arvicola amphibius chromosome X, mArvAmp1.2, whole genome shotgun sequence contains the following coding sequences:
- the Txlng gene encoding gamma-taxilin, whose amino-acid sequence MATRVEEAARGRGGGTEEAVEGEPGERPRSPRQKFEIGTMEEAGICGLGVKADMLCNSQANDILQHEDSSCGGTTKTHSLEGDEGSDFTTKNRNLVSSAFCAQESREEIPGQEARTGPPDGQQDSECSKNKEKTLGKEVLLLMQALNTLSTPEEKLAALCKKYADLLEESRNVQKQMKILQKKQAQIVKEKVHLQSEHSKAILARSKLESLCRELQRHNKTLKEENMQQAREEEERRKEATAHFQITLNEIQAQLEQHDIHNAKLRQENIELGEKLKKLIEQYALREEHIDKVFKHKELQQQLVDAKLQQTTQLIKEADEKHQREREFLLKEATESRHKYEQMKQQEVQLKQQLSLYMDKFEEFQTTMAKSNELFTTFRQEMEKMTKKIKKLEKETIVWRTKWENNNKALLQMAEEKTVRDKEYKAFQIKLERLEKLCRALQTERNELNEKVEVLKEQVSIKAADGDLVAPAMQPCAALDSVKEMNTSRRALGMHLEARAKAKSVSERRNATQKPSSSGSAQGIESVD is encoded by the exons TTTGAGATTGGTACTATGGAAGAAGCTGGAATTTGTGGGTTAGGAGTGAAAGCAGATATGTTGTGTAACTCTCAAGCAAATGATATTCTTCAACATGAAGActccagttgtggtggcacaacTAAGACACATTCACTGGAAGGGGATGAAGGCAGTGACTTTACGACAAAGAACAGGAATTTGGTGAGCTCAGCATTCTGTGCACAGGaatcaagagaagaaattccTGGACAAGAAGCTCGAACAGGTCCTCCCGATGGCCAGCAAGATTCAGAGTGcagcaaaaacaaagagaagacctTAG GAAAAGAAGTTTTATTGCTGATGCAAGCACTAAACACTCTTTCAACCCCAGAGGAGAAGTTGGCAGCTCTTTGTAAGAAATATGCTGATCTC CTGGAGGAGAGCAGAAATGTTCAGAAACAAATGAAGATTCTGCAGAAGAAGCAAGCCCAGATCGTGAAAGAGAAAGTTCACCTGCAGAGTGAACACAGCAAGGCCATCTTGGCAAGAAGCAAACTGGAGTCTCTTTGCAGAGAACTTCAGCGTCACAATAAGACCTTAAag GAAGAAAATATGCAGCaggcaagagaggaagaagagcgACGTAAAGAAGCAACAGCACATTTCCAGATTACTCTAAATGAAATACAAGCCCAGCTGGAACAGCATGACATACATAATGCCAAACTCCGACAGGAGAACATTGAACTGGGAGAGAAGCTGAAGAAGCTCATTGAGCAGTATGCATTGAGGGAAGAG CACATTGATAAAGTATTCAAACACAAGGAATTGCAGCAACAGCTTGTGGATGCCAAACTTCAGCAAACGACACAGCTGATAAAAGAAGCTGATGAAAAacatcaaagagaaagagagttt tTACTAAAAGAAGCAACAGAATCCAGGCACAAATATGAACAAATGAAACAGCAAGAAGTACAACTAAAACAGCAG CTTTCTCTTTATATGGATAAATTTGAAGAATTCCAGACTACTATGGCAAAAAGCAATGAACTTTTTACAACCTTCAGGCAGGAAATGGAAAAg atgacaaagaaaattaaaaaactggaaaaagagaCAATAGTATGGCGCACCAAATgggaaaacaataataaagcaCTTCTCCAGATGGCTGAAGAG aaaacTGTCCGTGATAAAGAGTACAAGGCCTTTCAAATTAAACTGGAACGGTTAGAGAAGCTGTGCAGGGCTCTTCAGACAGAGAGAAATGAGCTCAACGAGAAGGTCGAAGTCCTGAAAGAGCAGGTCTCTATCAAAGCAGCAGATGGGGACTTGGTGGCACCTGCGATGCAGCCCTGTGCTGCCCTGGATTCAGTCAAGGAGATGAACACTTCAAGAAGAGCCCTGGGAATGCACTTGGAGGCTAGGGCCAAAGCCAAGTCAGTGAGTGAAAGAAGAAATGCTACACAAAAGCCCTCATCTTCAGGTTCTGCGCAAGGCATTGAGTCAGTTGACTAG